In one window of Bradyrhizobium sp. AZCC 1721 DNA:
- a CDS encoding glutathione S-transferase family protein has translation MAQKLTLISHKLCPYVQRAVIALNEKGVPFERVDIDLANKPDWFLKISPLGKVPVLVVTGADGKEVALFESNVICEYIEDTQGGAKLHPQDPLQRAQHRAWMEFGSTILSELWGLETTGDPAIFESKRQAVAAKFARVEEALGSGPFFAGKNFSLVDAVFAPIFRYFDVFDQLTDLSVFADTPKVRAWRETLAKRPSVRTAVGPDYPQLLHAFLVRHNAHLLKLAA, from the coding sequence ATGGCGCAGAAGCTCACTTTGATCAGCCACAAGCTTTGTCCCTATGTGCAGCGCGCCGTGATCGCGCTGAACGAAAAGGGCGTTCCGTTCGAACGGGTCGACATCGATCTGGCCAACAAGCCGGACTGGTTCCTGAAGATTTCGCCGCTTGGCAAGGTGCCGGTGCTCGTCGTGACCGGTGCCGACGGCAAGGAGGTCGCGCTGTTCGAAAGCAACGTGATTTGCGAATACATCGAGGACACCCAGGGCGGCGCCAAGCTGCATCCGCAGGATCCGCTCCAGCGCGCGCAGCATCGCGCCTGGATGGAGTTCGGGTCGACCATTCTGAGCGAGCTCTGGGGTCTGGAGACGACGGGTGATCCCGCGATCTTCGAGAGCAAACGGCAGGCGGTTGCCGCAAAATTTGCGCGCGTCGAGGAGGCGCTGGGTAGCGGGCCGTTCTTTGCCGGCAAAAATTTTAGCCTGGTGGACGCGGTGTTCGCGCCGATCTTCCGTTACTTCGACGTGTTCGATCAACTGACCGATCTCTCGGTCTTTGCCGACACGCCGAAGGTCCGCGCATGGCGAGAGACGCTGGCGAAGCGGCCGAGCGTACGCACGGCGGTGGGTCCCGACTATCCGCAATTGCTGCACGCGTTCCTGGTGCGCCATAACGCGCATTTGCTGAAATTGGCGGCCTAG
- a CDS encoding alpha/beta hydrolase → MPEVIFTGPAGRLEGRYHPAKQKNAPIAMILHPHPQFHGTMNHQIVYQCYYAFAHRGFSVLRFNFRGVGRSQGSFDHGTGELSDAASALDWAQTINPEARACWVAGFSFGAWIGMQLLMRRPEVEGFISIAPPANLYDFSFLAPCPSSGLIVHGEKDAVVPPKDVNTLVEKLKTQKGIVIDQQIIPGANHFFDGKLEPLMETVTGYLDMRLANVR, encoded by the coding sequence ATGCCTGAAGTAATTTTCACCGGCCCCGCAGGCCGCCTCGAAGGCCGTTATCATCCGGCCAAGCAGAAGAACGCGCCGATCGCGATGATCCTGCATCCGCATCCGCAGTTCCACGGCACGATGAATCACCAGATCGTCTACCAGTGCTATTACGCGTTTGCGCATCGCGGCTTCTCGGTGCTGCGTTTCAATTTCCGCGGTGTCGGCCGCAGCCAGGGCTCATTCGATCACGGCACCGGCGAGCTCTCGGACGCGGCATCCGCGCTCGATTGGGCGCAGACCATCAATCCCGAAGCACGCGCCTGCTGGGTCGCGGGCTTTTCGTTCGGCGCCTGGATCGGCATGCAGCTCTTGATGCGCCGGCCCGAGGTCGAAGGTTTTATTTCGATCGCGCCGCCCGCCAATCTCTACGACTTCTCCTTCCTCGCACCCTGCCCGTCTTCGGGCCTGATCGTGCACGGCGAGAAGGACGCGGTGGTGCCGCCGAAGGACGTCAATACGCTGGTCGAGAAGTTGAAGACGCAGAAAGGCATCGTGATCGATCAGCAGATCATCCCGGGCGCCAATCATTTCTTCGACGGCAAGCTCGAGCCGCTGATGGAGACGGTGACCGGCTATCTCGACATGCGCCTTGCCAACGTCCGCTGA
- a CDS encoding cysteine desulfurase family protein has protein sequence MSDRIYLDWNATTPLRPEARQAMAAAWDLAGNPSSVHAEGRQARRLVEDARAAVAAAVGARPHDVVFASGGTEANTMALAPGLRRGTGSPVQRLVVSAIEHPSVLSGGRFPADTIAAIKVSGAGLVDLTHLRTLLAEGPPALVSVMLANNETGAIQPVGEVADIVHEAGGLLHVDAIQALGKIPFDIKSIRADLITLSAHKIGGPKGVGALVLAEEVQGLEPLLRGGGQELGRRAGTENVAGIAAFGAATKAAMAELPAGAIRQQGLRERLEKGLKQTPEIIVFSEHAPRLPNTTLFTVPGLRAETAVIGFDLSGISVSSGSACSSGKVQPSHVLAAMGFEGELAQGAVRLSLGWSTTETDIDLALEAWRKLADALLRGRRNTA, from the coding sequence ATGTCCGACCGCATCTATCTCGATTGGAATGCGACGACGCCGCTTCGCCCCGAGGCGAGGCAGGCGATGGCGGCCGCTTGGGACCTGGCCGGCAATCCGTCCTCGGTGCATGCCGAAGGGCGTCAGGCACGCCGGCTGGTCGAGGACGCACGGGCTGCAGTCGCGGCGGCCGTCGGCGCCCGTCCGCACGACGTGGTGTTTGCTTCCGGCGGCACCGAAGCCAATACTATGGCGCTGGCGCCGGGATTGCGCCGGGGCACGGGGTCGCCGGTCCAGCGACTGGTGGTGTCGGCCATCGAACACCCGTCGGTGCTATCGGGCGGACGGTTTCCGGCGGACACGATCGCGGCCATTAAGGTCTCGGGTGCCGGCTTGGTCGACCTTACCCATCTGCGTACGCTGCTGGCCGAAGGGCCGCCTGCGCTGGTGTCGGTGATGCTGGCCAACAACGAGACCGGCGCCATTCAGCCGGTCGGCGAAGTCGCTGACATCGTGCATGAAGCGGGCGGGCTGCTGCATGTCGATGCGATCCAGGCACTCGGCAAAATACCGTTCGATATCAAATCGATACGGGCCGACCTAATCACCCTGTCTGCGCACAAGATCGGCGGCCCCAAGGGGGTTGGTGCGCTGGTCCTGGCCGAAGAGGTTCAGGGTCTGGAGCCGCTGCTCCGCGGCGGTGGCCAGGAGCTGGGCCGCCGGGCGGGAACCGAGAATGTCGCCGGTATTGCGGCCTTCGGCGCTGCGACCAAGGCAGCCATGGCCGAGCTGCCGGCCGGCGCCATCCGGCAGCAGGGCCTGCGTGAGCGCCTTGAGAAGGGGCTGAAGCAAACGCCTGAAATCATTGTGTTTTCAGAGCATGCGCCGCGCCTGCCCAATACGACGCTGTTTACCGTTCCCGGGCTTCGGGCCGAGACGGCAGTGATCGGCTTCGATCTCAGCGGTATTTCGGTATCGTCCGGTTCCGCCTGTTCCTCGGGCAAGGTGCAACCATCCCACGTTCTGGCCGCCATGGGGTTCGAAGGCGAGCTGGCACAGGGAGCGGTGCGGCTCAGTCTGGGCTGGTCTACCACGGAGACAGACATTGATTTGGCCCTTGAGGCTTGGCGAAAGCTCGCCGATGCCTTACTTAGAGGGCGACGAAACACGGCTTGA
- the sufB gene encoding Fe-S cluster assembly protein SufB: MPAVQETVERVRRIDVDQYRYGFETLIESDKAPKGLSEDTVRFISAKKNEPAWMLEWRLEAYRRWLTMTEPTWARVNYPKIDYQDIYYYAAPKPKKTLSSIDEIDPEILKTYEKLGIPLREVAILEGVEPPPGGEPSANRKIAVDAVFDSVSVATTFQKELKAAGVIFMPISEAIREHPELVKKYLGTVVPTSDNYFATLNSAVFSDGSFVYVPPGVRCPMELSTYFRINERNTGQFERTLIIADKGSYVSYLEGCTAPQRDENQLHAAVVELVALDDAEIKYSTVQNWYPGNSEGLGGIYNFVTKRGDCRGNHSKISWTQVETGSAITWKYPSCILRGDNSRGEFYSIAISNGYQQVDSGTKMLHLGKNTSSRIISKGIAAGKSQNTYRGLVTAHRKATGARNYTACDSLLIGDKCGAHTVPYVEAKNSSATFEHEATTSKISEDVLFYCTQRGLSQEEAVGLVVNGFVKDVLQQLPMEFAVEAQKLISISLEGSVG, from the coding sequence ATGCCAGCCGTACAAGAGACGGTCGAGCGCGTACGGCGCATCGACGTCGATCAATATCGATATGGTTTTGAGACGCTGATCGAGTCCGACAAGGCCCCCAAGGGTCTCTCGGAAGACACCGTCCGCTTCATTTCCGCGAAGAAGAACGAGCCGGCCTGGATGCTGGAATGGCGTCTGGAGGCCTATCGCCGCTGGCTGACCATGACCGAGCCGACCTGGGCGCGCGTCAACTATCCCAAGATCGACTACCAGGACATCTATTACTACGCGGCGCCGAAGCCGAAGAAGACGCTGTCGTCGATCGATGAGATCGATCCCGAAATCCTCAAGACCTACGAGAAGCTCGGCATACCCTTGCGCGAAGTCGCCATTCTCGAAGGCGTCGAGCCCCCGCCCGGCGGCGAGCCGTCGGCCAACCGCAAGATCGCGGTCGACGCGGTGTTCGATTCGGTTTCGGTGGCGACCACCTTCCAGAAGGAGCTGAAGGCCGCCGGCGTGATCTTCATGCCGATCTCGGAGGCGATCCGCGAACACCCCGAACTGGTGAAGAAGTATCTCGGCACGGTCGTGCCCACCTCGGACAATTATTTCGCGACGCTGAACTCGGCGGTGTTCTCCGACGGCTCGTTCGTCTATGTGCCGCCGGGCGTGCGCTGCCCGATGGAGCTGTCGACCTATTTCCGCATCAACGAGCGCAACACCGGCCAGTTCGAGCGCACGCTGATCATCGCCGACAAGGGCTCCTACGTCAGCTATCTCGAAGGCTGCACCGCACCGCAGCGCGACGAGAACCAGTTGCATGCGGCGGTCGTCGAACTCGTCGCCCTCGATGACGCCGAGATCAAATATTCGACGGTGCAGAACTGGTATCCTGGCAATTCCGAAGGCTTGGGCGGCATCTACAATTTCGTCACCAAGCGTGGCGACTGCCGCGGCAACCATTCGAAGATTTCCTGGACCCAGGTCGAGACCGGTTCGGCGATCACCTGGAAATATCCGAGCTGCATCCTGCGCGGCGACAATTCGCGCGGCGAGTTCTACTCGATCGCGATCTCGAACGGTTACCAGCAGGTCGATAGCGGCACCAAGATGCTCCATCTTGGCAAGAACACGTCGAGCCGCATCATCTCCAAGGGAATCGCGGCGGGCAAATCGCAAAATACCTATCGCGGCCTCGTCACCGCCCATCGCAAGGCGACCGGCGCACGCAATTATACGGCCTGCGACTCGCTTCTGATCGGCGACAAATGCGGCGCGCATACCGTGCCTTACGTCGAGGCGAAGAACTCGTCTGCGACCTTCGAGCACGAAGCGACGACGTCAAAGATCTCCGAGGACGTGCTGTTCTATTGCACCCAGCGCGGGCTCTCGCAGGAGGAAGCGGTTGGCCTCGTGGTCAACGGTTTCGTGAAGGACGTGCTGCAGCAACTGCCGATGGAGTTCGCAGTTGAGGCGCAGAAGCTGATCTCGATCTCGCTCGAAGGATCGGTTGGATAG